The Biomphalaria glabrata chromosome 13, xgBioGlab47.1, whole genome shotgun sequence sequence tgaaaatgtcaGTACAAAAATACATCACTACTTGAAAGTGAAAGTAGCTAATAATATATCATTTAATGATATAGAAACTATATATttcaattacaattttaaaaaatctttaaagaaattttatatGTAACAGCAATTAGATTTCTAGTAACTCTAAAGAAAGTTCTAAAATGTAGgtgaaaaaattaagaaaattataataatttatattataatatattataatatttatgaCAAACAACCCAAAATACAATACATATGATTCATTCTGCCAACATAGGTATCTTATCTTAATGTATAAGATTCTAATGTGACTAGATTGCTTCTCTAGTgtggaaaagagaaaaaatggaAAGTTTCTCCTAGTACCTAAAATGTGTTTCAGTATCATCTAATATTATTTACAAGGATTGCCTGTTTTGTTTACCAATATTTAAAGTTTCCTTCAGAAAGATTAAGATTACTAAGTTCTAGCCTAAACATGATGCAGAACAACAGGGCTGGGTTCAAACTCAGGACCACAGTCCAAAAGCGCAACCCACACAACCAGACAGCAACACACACAACCAGACAGCAACCCACACAGCTGGACAGCAACCCATGACAATGACATTGTAAACATTTAATACCAAGAGACTcattgttgtgtatttatgtttcttgttgtgtgGACTGTGTTGTTATGAACTGGGGATTGTCATTCTTGAGTAATAAAGCCAATGAAAGAGACATGTTTTCTGAGTGTTCTGTATAAGGTTAGCACACTCACCTCCACCACTTCCCCACCCAAGTCTTTACTTTCAACTTCAGGAAGATATTGTCCAGGATTAGTCTCCAACTGTTCTAAAAATACTCCTTCTGATGTGATCTTACCCAAGATctgaggaagaaaaaaaaatagtaatcgTTAATGCAATATATTTAGTTTAtctcaacaaatataaataaatacaataaaaatgtaattccttctttaaaaaattaaatgccatCTGAAATATAGAGTTACAgtttgaaattataaaaaaagcttattttacATTGTGAGATACatacacagtaaaaaaaaaataacctgaGCTTTTTACAATCACTATGTATACGTTTTTTGGCTTTAGCAGTAAGTTAAAGATGAATTAATTATCCTAAATAAATTAGTTATGTATTGAGGATTAAAAATGTACACATTAGGTAAAGCCATATCAGACTTTAATTAAGAAAAAGTACAAAGAAAGGGGTGTACAATGACCTGCCTATCAGCTGAACAAGACACACCAAGGCCAACAGGACAGGAAGCACCATGCCTGGGAAGTCGAACTACTCTGACATcatgacaaaaatattttccacCGAACTGAGCTCCAATACCAATTTTCTGGGTGagttcaaatattttgttttctaaatcaaGATCACGGAAAGCTCTTCCATGTTCATTacctagaaagaaaaaaataataattttttattttgtttgttggcAGTCATCATATCAATAAGTAAATTAAATGCTGAAGCTCTtagtcaaaataaaagaaaaaaaaaatagatgaaaaTTCAAGTCCATGTCACTTCTTCATGAGTGAACACCTTGGTTGTCACAGCACCTCCACACaaatacagacaaaaaaatgtttgcttttacatgtttcagatgttccttcagagttgaagatagtttacttcctagtccaaacctcccccaggacaatgggggatgggagcgggcagggtttgaacccgggaccattgataaatccaaacgacagtccagcgcgcaaaccgcacgaccagacagacAATTACCACAAAGTTCAAGAGATCAATGATGTGAAAAAAGTGAAAGGTTAGAATGCAGCCAATCAAAATAGAATACATGAGGCATAAGATATACTGtcattttttggttttattgtttataatgtaaaataagAGTTGTAGAAGATAATTGCTTAGGTccctttaaaatttaaagtgaATATTAAAACATCAGCTTTGAAAGTATGAATCACAAGTTCACTATCTCTAACATATCTAAGGAACTGATGAACTAGTTCACAATGAATACACCCTCATATATTaattccaaaagaaaaaaaatgcttgcactACATATATTGGTCAACTTTAGTCAAATCCATTATCAATTTCATCATTCTTTTTAGCATTAAATCACTCAATATAGGTTCattcataataaaataattcatcTCAGTAATATATTTAACAGGAACCATTCTGTTTTTATGGCCGAGCAGGAAAGCCAACCACTACTGTACCACTAGTAAAAACTGGAACTTCAATTTCAGTATTTTAGGACCAAGTAAGAACTTTTGTAACATTAGAGTGAGTGTGTAAAAGTAGCTGATGGAGTGTTGTCACATGGCACCCTTGATAACCACTggacacagaaacaggtgaGCTTTCCATTATACACCCTATATATCACTAAGCTTTAAAGGGaaagttttttaaatagttGAAAGTTCAAAGATGATTTGTATTCACAATAAAATTAGTGTTTAAAATCAATACAGACTTTCACAATTTCTATAATATATACTAGACTAAAGTGAAGCTCAGTCTTGGGCATATATTTTACACATACATTCAAGTCAATTATTACactgacaaataaaaaaaaaacattgatagaGACATTAAAAGTGACATTGGGGATAAAACTAAGCAACAGGCTTgcacttaaatatatatatgaagttGGAAAGTTCTATCCAGATTAACTCTTCAAAGCAGAATTTGATGTAAGAACTAATGAGTTGTATTTGATGATCATGGATTATCTAATATaaagttgctgttttttttgttatttaaatattttttatttcatattaacACTGAAATATACAGTGACCTACAATATTGAGAGAAGTGAAACAATTTGACTAGCCAAGAACAAAAGcagtataaataaaacactagCATCACAAGTAAAAACACTGCAAGTGGAGCAGGTTGAACAAATTACCTGATGCTGCTAAATGATCCAAATATTTAGTAGAAGCCAGTTTCACTGTCTTGAGGGTCAATTCTGCAGATGTGCCACCAATAACTAATGCAAGATGGTAAGGGGGACAAGCAGCAGTCCCTAGTGTCTtagaaagattttaaataaagtttattttataaatgaaaccaaaaaaaaatatacactctAGTGATGAAAGCTTCTAGTAACTTCAATATACATCAACATTATGAAACATTCGATACTAATTAATAAAACCATAACCTGTTAATTAAAATGCTGAAGACAATATACAATACAATATCAACAGGTTGGTTTGATCAGGATCACAGGACAAAGTCCATTTCTAAAAGCAAATGTTCTATCAAAGAGGGAAAATTTGAAGGTGAAAACCTTAAGATTTTGGATCACTATTTGGTGGATATTGTCATGCTAAAATTACGTTGAAGGTTCAACTAAACTCAAACGGACATAGAGGCATACTTACACTGTCTGCTTTTaagttacaaaatttaaaaaaactctcATTTCAATGTAATACTTTCAGCCATTATGTCACAAGTTGAAATGCTCTAATGTTTAAAACTGAAATCAGAAATACAGTAAAATAATATTACCTTGATTTTTTCATTCACAAAGGCCAGAAGCTTTTCTGGATTTAGAAGAGCTTTAGTCTGCTGATAGAGGTAAGTTTTGTTGGCTGAACCACCTCCTGAAATAGTTCAAAATTATACAAGGTTAGATAGGTTTTGGGGGtctacatatataaaaaaaatacagagaaGATGAATACTATGAGGTTCTGAGGCTACTGTTTAGCCTTTGATTCAAAGCTGCAAACtggaaatgttacaatgagaAGATGAGAAGTGACTTCATGTTATCAGATTGTGTAATTCTTGTATAAGAAAATCAAACTCTGTCGACAAAACAGTGTAGAAGTCTTGTGAAGAAAGAGAGGAAAGTTTAAATTGACAAATAGTAGTCAGGTTTATTTCCAGGCTTACTCTAGTGCGATGtgtatattttctatttctaaaaCATTGTTACTGAAAATGGATGTGCAACCAGCTGtctgataaagaaaaaaaaaaaaagaacgaagCATCATGTATCAAGGCATTGTTCAAAGCTCACTGGAGAGATTCCTTTCAATAGTGAAgcaaattagaaataaatagaatgaggAGTTTTGTGTGCATTCTATCTTCATAAAATggtatttattgtttgttgttggtttttttttattttttatgttacttaTTAAAGCTTTGTAGGTAGGAACATGGATACAGTAGAATAGTGATGCACAAAATTATTTTGTCACTggacaattttattttctacacttGTGTCATGAGCCACATCAacgaaaagattttaaaaaaaaataaaattgatttgaaatcatttttataataaacaagTGGATTTATTACTACCATTAATTAAGGGTATGTTTGTAGTTTATCCAAAATCAActacatttaaaaatgaaaaaagtgTCTTCATACAAATAAGTGCTCTTAATCATTGGGGGTCatttatttttggatatttggAAAAGCTTCTGCGGGGAGAAATGTGATGCCCTTTGTCACACTCACATTGATTTCAAGGACACAGCCAGCTTTAGAAGTTAGcaaatttcaaaaattaaaaataatagtcAACTAATGTTGCCTAAACCATAAATATTGTGTTAAAAAACTAATATGAATATTTAATACCATAGACTAAAATCTATCAAAGATTGATATCCCCTAACAAAGGAAAAGGTGGAGCAAAATATTTATGATGGAAAATTAAAAACAGGTGCATTCAGAGCAAATCATGGTGGTTGTGGGATTTGGCTGTTTTATGCCACATCTAGTCACATTTGAATGACCTCAACATACAAGGAAAAGACAAGTTGATGTGCATGTGGACATAAGTGCCTTGCAAACGAAAAAACTACTTTTTATTCTCCAGGCAGAAATGTTGCACCATATCTACTTTCCTACCTGTGCTGTTTAATATAATGATTAGTAGCAAAATAGGCCTCTCCCAAAAGAAAGAATATTCCAACTAGTGAGGCCCTCGACAGATTTTTCCTCTTTTTGTTATCTAATTTTCAACACTTTGTGCTGATGTTTTGGCAGACTAGATCTGGCCCATGAACCATACTTTATGCATCCCTGCTATCAGCTAATTCAAAAGTTGAACATACCTTtagctataaaaagaaaatcatacTGATTTGAGTCTGTGGAATAGATCTCTATTTGAGCAGGAAGGTTGGTTCTTGTGTTGACTTCATTGTACATGTCTAGAGGTGCAACCTACaaatatacagaaaaaaaaaagaaatatacaaaacaaaatctgtGTCGTAAGGTGATGAACTATAATTAAAAAGTTCTTTTCATAATTTAGTTATAGTAAATTATGTTATTCTTtcacaaataatagttaaaattgTAAACCTTATGAATactattgttcttttttttttgatactgatgaaaaaatattttccctCACCTGAGAGTAACGGAGATTCTTTTTTGTATAAGTATTATAAATTCCCCTAGCAATAGCTTCCATATCATTACCATTGGTCCAGACATACTGGCCTTTTTTACCtaataaagatttaaataaagaCAGTTGTAAGATTAATTCAAACATttataagcaaaataaaatgtttctttattttatatctgGTGATGGAACACAtgaaaaattattgaaactttataataatcattttattaaacagagaaaaaaactaatttctaaaacATCTTAGAATAAGAAAAGCTGGTTAGATAACATTAAAAGAATGAACCGGCCTATCTTTTGATATCCTGCTAACAGCAGCTGCTGACTGGGAACTCTTGACAATGACCAGATTATTAAGTCAAATTGtatatgtgtaaaaaaaatttttttaattgtggtAAATATTTGGAGTTTATGTTAGACCAGATTTTTCTGAAATTCTTGAAAAGATATttatgtaaacaagaaggctGGATTAATAAAGACTTAGAAAGAAGGTTCACATAAAGTGTCAATAATTgtgtaataagataagataagataattttattgatccaatcaaatggaaatacAGAAAATTCTTTTTAAGAAGATTATATAATGAAGAGGTTTCGTATgctggaagtggtaatggttttAAGTccatcattacctataaaacggaaggaggccaacaacaatAAGGAAGAAAATCATCTATTGAGGTCATTGTTCAGTGGTCACTATTCTATGATCTCTAGTTactgatcatcagtattttcaATGTGCTTCttttatttaacaataatattaTACTCAGTCAAGTACAAGTACAGGTGTACAAGTGATTTATGTTTTATATGAATTTGTTCCTCGCTGGATTACTTGTATTGAATGGAGTTTGAAGATATTGAACTCATGAGTTTCTTCAATTGCAAGGAGGCATCTAGGAACTCATATGTCATGTAATTTGAGAGACAACACTACTCTCCAAAACAAAAGGTGTCAACAGTTACAACACCCTATATAAAACATTCTACAAACTTACCCATACAGATGGCTGTGCCAGTATCTTGACATCCAGGAAGAACCATACCAGCTGCAACATTTGCATTTTTGAGCAATTCCAGGGCAACAAAACGATCATTGGAAGATGCTTCTGGATCTTTCAAAATCTTTGccaattgctaaaaaaaaatgtgcaggcATTTAAACAAGTATGCAGccattataattaagaaaaagatctagaaaggaaataaaaaacaaatggatCTACTCATTAATGACTAAAGCAGGTAAAAACCTGAGAAAGTAACTATATTAATTAGTCTATAGACagacaaagaaaatatgaatgCTTACTTGTAAGTGGGCAGGTCTCAATAAGTGAGCAATATCTATCATGGCATTTTCGGCTAATAATGTCAAAGCTTCAGGCTGCACTGACAAAACTTTCTTGCCCTTCACATCAAATGTTGATACATAGTCACCTGTAGCAAGAAGTATTAACATTATACTCAATTTGATGTAagcacaatgttttttttaaaggatgcAAAAGTTATTTAAGGTGAAAGTCAAAAAAAGCTTCATTAAGCTAGGCCAATGAAACATTTACTGAAAACCAATAAAATAGAGCTGAGTTTTAAACAACTTACTTGTTAATTTTCTATAAGGTG is a genomic window containing:
- the LOC106066837 gene encoding fumarate hydratase class I, aerobic-like isoform X1, which codes for MAFTTINKIFTVHQGKVKGHVQMAGLGKGRAWLAGAANLLNGHLRHKFIAKACLATSASDVKPFYFQDILELQSKHDAPYRKLTSDYVSTFDVKGKKVLSVQPEALTLLAENAMIDIAHLLRPAHLQQLAKILKDPEASSNDRFVALELLKNANVAAGMVLPGCQDTGTAICMGKKGQYVWTNGNDMEAIARGIYNTYTKKNLRYSQVAPLDMYNEVNTRTNLPAQIEIYSTDSNQYDFLFIAKGGGSANKTYLYQQTKALLNPEKLLAFVNEKIKTLGTAACPPYHLALVIGGTSAELTLKTVKLASTKYLDHLAASGNEHGRAFRDLDLENKIFELTQKIGIGAQFGGKYFCHDVRVVRLPRHGASCPVGLGVSCSADRQILGKITSEGVFLEQLETNPGQYLPEVESKDLGGEVVEVNINKGMKTVLNQLSQYPVRTRLSLTGTLIVARDIAHAKLKERLDKGEGLPQYFKDHPVYYAGPAKQPAGYSSGSFGPTTAGRMDSYVAEFQKAGGSMVMLAKGNRSKQVTEACKKYGGFYLGSIGGPAAILAQNCIKKVELLEYPELGMEAIWKVEVENFPAFIIVDDKGNDFFEKWQVD
- the LOC106066837 gene encoding fumarate hydratase class I, aerobic-like isoform X2, with translation MAGLGKGRAWLAGAANLLNGHLRHKFIAKACLATSASDVKPFYFQDILELQSKHDAPYRKLTSDYVSTFDVKGKKVLSVQPEALTLLAENAMIDIAHLLRPAHLQQLAKILKDPEASSNDRFVALELLKNANVAAGMVLPGCQDTGTAICMGKKGQYVWTNGNDMEAIARGIYNTYTKKNLRYSQVAPLDMYNEVNTRTNLPAQIEIYSTDSNQYDFLFIAKGGGSANKTYLYQQTKALLNPEKLLAFVNEKIKTLGTAACPPYHLALVIGGTSAELTLKTVKLASTKYLDHLAASGNEHGRAFRDLDLENKIFELTQKIGIGAQFGGKYFCHDVRVVRLPRHGASCPVGLGVSCSADRQILGKITSEGVFLEQLETNPGQYLPEVESKDLGGEVVEVNINKGMKTVLNQLSQYPVRTRLSLTGTLIVARDIAHAKLKERLDKGEGLPQYFKDHPVYYAGPAKQPAGYSSGSFGPTTAGRMDSYVAEFQKAGGSMVMLAKGNRSKQVTEACKKYGGFYLGSIGGPAAILAQNCIKKVELLEYPELGMEAIWKVEVENFPAFIIVDDKGNDFFEKWQVD